One genomic region from Euzebya tangerina encodes:
- a CDS encoding DUF5318 family protein: protein MSTGRIDYRMAKRALVSQVTRGAVAVQDVVDAHPELLRAAANVGRVTARTCPICRLADERAAVPHDRDTTLREVTYVFGSSLRQRSGRVVWTTDELHDLASRYASFTAYTVECCLVCGWNHLVTAELFGTDHLPGRHLLQPADRPR, encoded by the coding sequence ATGAGTACCGGACGGATCGACTATCGGATGGCCAAGCGCGCCTTGGTCAGCCAGGTCACGCGCGGCGCCGTGGCCGTGCAGGACGTGGTCGATGCCCACCCGGAGCTCCTACGAGCAGCGGCCAACGTCGGGCGGGTCACGGCGCGGACCTGTCCCATCTGCCGACTGGCGGACGAGCGGGCAGCCGTGCCACACGATCGGGACACCACCCTGCGTGAGGTGACCTACGTGTTCGGGTCCTCGCTCCGACAACGGTCCGGCCGGGTCGTGTGGACGACGGACGAACTCCATGACCTGGCCAGCCGGTACGCGAGCTTCACCGCCTACACGGTCGAGTGCTGCCTGGTGTGCGGCTGGAACCATCTGGTGACCGCTGAGCTGTTCGGTACCGACCACCTGCCGGGGCGGCACCTGCTGCAGCCGGCTGACAGGCCACGCTAG
- a CDS encoding PadR family transcriptional regulator, whose translation MLDLAILGLLKEGAMHGYELKRQLGQRLGFFWTVSYGSLYPTLRKLEAGGYVERIPDADSRSRRRQVVQITAAGEARFLDLISQRSTSAWEEEKFPLRFAFFTYLPTETRVWLLQRRRDYLLDRVQEGESGLRRATRGRADSYTISLIRHGVERTRLDLRWIEDLLLAETTPHSKETT comes from the coding sequence TTGCTCGACCTGGCCATTCTGGGCCTGCTCAAGGAGGGCGCGATGCACGGGTACGAGCTGAAGCGCCAGCTGGGGCAGCGGCTCGGCTTCTTCTGGACGGTGTCCTACGGCTCGCTCTACCCCACGCTGCGCAAGCTCGAGGCCGGCGGGTACGTGGAGCGCATCCCCGATGCGGACAGTCGGTCGCGACGACGCCAGGTGGTCCAGATCACGGCGGCTGGCGAGGCGAGGTTCCTCGACCTCATCAGCCAGCGCTCCACCAGCGCCTGGGAGGAGGAGAAGTTTCCCCTCCGCTTCGCGTTCTTCACCTACCTGCCGACCGAGACGCGGGTCTGGCTGCTGCAGCGGCGACGCGATTACCTGCTCGACCGCGTACAGGAGGGCGAGTCGGGCCTCAGGCGGGCGACGCGCGGCCGCGCGGACAGCTACACGATCTCCCTGATCCGTCATGGCGTCGAGCGAACACGGCTTGACCTCCGGTGGATCGAAGACCTTCTGCTTGCTGAAACAACCCCCCACTCCAAGGAGACAACCTGA
- a CDS encoding inositol-3-phosphate synthase: MSSVPDTGHTSSRSVRIAIVGVGNCASSLVQGVTYYADASPDERVPGLMHVELGGLHVRDLEFVAAFDVDAKKVGRDLSEAIVAEPNNTITFADVAPTGVTVQRGPTLDGFGEFYSQVATESDDPVVDVTQALKDARADVLVCYLPVGSEEAARFYAQCAIDAGVGFVNALPVFIATDEAWAAKFEAAGVPIIGDDIKSQVGATITHRLLTKLFEDRGVTVDRTYQLNFGGNMDFMNMLERKRLTSKKLSKTQSVTSQMIEPVSSDRIHIGPSDHVPWLEDRKWAYIRMEGRNFGDVPLNAELKLEVWDSPNSAGVVIDAVRCIKLAQERGISGPLLGPSSYFMKSPPVQYADSVCHDMVEEFIATEG; this comes from the coding sequence ATGAGTTCTGTGCCCGACACCGGTCACACCAGTTCACGATCGGTTCGCATCGCCATCGTCGGCGTCGGGAACTGCGCCAGCTCGCTGGTGCAGGGCGTGACGTACTACGCCGACGCCTCACCTGACGAGCGCGTTCCAGGTCTGATGCACGTGGAGCTCGGGGGGCTCCACGTCCGCGATCTCGAGTTCGTGGCTGCGTTCGATGTCGACGCGAAGAAGGTCGGACGGGACCTCTCCGAGGCGATCGTGGCCGAGCCCAACAACACCATCACATTCGCCGATGTGGCCCCGACGGGTGTGACCGTGCAGCGTGGACCGACGCTGGACGGCTTCGGCGAGTTCTACAGCCAGGTCGCCACCGAGTCCGACGACCCCGTCGTCGACGTCACTCAGGCGTTGAAGGACGCTCGTGCCGATGTGCTGGTGTGCTATCTGCCGGTGGGGTCGGAGGAGGCCGCCAGGTTCTACGCCCAGTGCGCCATCGACGCTGGCGTCGGGTTCGTCAACGCCCTGCCGGTGTTCATCGCCACCGACGAGGCTTGGGCCGCGAAGTTCGAGGCAGCCGGCGTGCCCATCATCGGGGATGACATCAAGAGCCAGGTCGGTGCGACGATCACGCACCGGCTGCTGACGAAGCTCTTCGAGGACCGTGGTGTGACCGTGGACCGGACCTACCAGTTGAACTTCGGCGGGAACATGGACTTCATGAACATGCTGGAACGCAAGCGGCTGACGTCGAAGAAGCTGTCCAAGACCCAGTCGGTGACCTCGCAGATGATCGAGCCGGTGAGTTCCGACCGCATTCACATCGGCCCGTCAGACCACGTCCCGTGGCTGGAGGATCGCAAGTGGGCCTACATCCGCATGGAGGGCCGCAACTTCGGTGACGTGCCACTCAACGCCGAGCTGAAGTTGGAGGTCTGGGACTCCCCGAACTCCGCCGGTGTGGTCATCGATGCCGTCCGGTGCATCAAGCTGGCGCAGGAGCGCGGCATCAGCGGGCCACTGCTCGGCCCGTCCTCCTACTTCATGAAGTCCCCACCCGTCCAGTACGCCGACAGCGTGTGCCATGACATGGTCGAGGAGTTCATCGCCACGGAGGGCTGA